From Phocoena sinus isolate mPhoSin1 chromosome 16, mPhoSin1.pri, whole genome shotgun sequence:
AAattagaatgaatatatgtatatttatatatcttagaAATCTAAATCTATATCACTATACTTACCTACTATGTACAAGGTACCATTAGATTCTGTTTGAGctacaaataattaaatatgacCTCTTCTGCCAAGAGTTTCCAAagcaaaattggaaaataaagcaTATATTCCCCCAAACACGTAACACAAAAGGGTGTAGGTACAATGTATTCAAGGAGTGTCCCTCAGCTATATGAGGCAGGGACTTTGGTTCATGTATCATTAGTGCCTAAAACagtatatagtaagcactcagtaaatgtttattgaatgaatggatgtatgcatgcatgcatggTTAGATATATAATACAATTAGTAAGTACTTGGAAATTTTAGTAAGTATGCACATCTAATTTGGGTTAAGTAAAAATCATGAtggaaatgagattttttttttaaagttgtatggTGGCAATATATGAAGCTGACGGTGACATTCTACAAAATGTCCAAATGGTGTCACCATctgtgatgtttaattttatgtgtcaacttgactgagtCATGGGGGTTCCCATATATTTggcaaacattattctgggtatgtctgtgagggtgtttttagaagagattaatatttaaattggtagactgaATAAATCAAGTTGCCCTCCCTAACATAGGTGGGTATCATCCAATCAATCAAAGGcctgaataaaacagaaaggcTGACCCCTCCCAGGAGTAAGACAGGCAGTAGGTAAAACTGATGTCAATAAACGCAGTTTTCTCTGTAATAAGCTTAATGTGAATACATGAGACAATAAATGAGAACAGACCTATGTTCTGTTCTGTTCAGTTCGAAGACGATAGCCTTCGAACTGGGACATTGTTTTAttctcctgccttcagacttgaactgaaacatcagctcttcctgggtctcaggCTCACCAGCCTTTGGACTGGAATGGTACCTttagctctctggggtctcaggCTTTTGGACTGAAACTAAACCATCAACTCTCCTGGGTCTAGCAGATCttcagacttgccagcctccaaaaTCACATAAGCTAATTCTATACGATAAatctttatcatatatatatcgtatatatatatatcctcttgattctgtttttctggaaaatCCTGATGAATACACCATCATAGACTAAATCCTAGATGGAGAAATGGCTTCACCCAGAATGGTATTTACTATGTCCTCATGTTGTATATTCAATCTCACTGGCCCCTCCCATGCCCAGTATCAAGGATTCTCAGGGTTCCCAATTAGTAATATTTGATGAAGGAGAccaaaaaaaacagtaattattCTAGAAATAGcttatgaaacaaaacaaatactcaGCCTTATACCTTTCCTCAGTGCTCTTCAGTTGGGCAATTATTTATGATTCATCAAGAagcctatttctgttttaaaaaataaatcatttatcaTCCAAGATTATTTATCATCTTTTTCAAAAAAGTCCATTTTAAAACACTTATAATAAAcataaagaacaaatgaaaatcctcatagaaaatgggcaaaggttaTGAATAAGacattcacaagaaaaaaaaagcacagatgTGGTTAGCAAAACAAAGATGCATAAACTCACTAATAATtaagtaaatgcaaatcaaaacacaagGAGATACCATTTTAACCCATCACAtgggcaaaatttttaaatttccataatatCAGAATGTGTGGAAAGAGACGTTCTCCTTCACTATTGATGAGATATTCTTTAAGAGGAAGAGATGGCACAACCTAGTTAAATAAAAAATGCACATACCATTGACACACCTACTGTACTGCTAGGAACTGATCCTACAGATATGCTTTCAAAAGTATGTCAGGGTTAAACATTGCAGTAATATCTGTATTAGCATAAACCAAAACAACCCCTCATCCCCCCCAAACAACCTACATGCTTAGCAGAAAGTTAACAGTTAACTAAATAACAATACACACATACCATGTAATACTGAACAGGcattgaaaagaatgaagcaCACTGAATTTGCTGATATGAAAATAGACCCAAGATATGATTCACTCTATGATTATGCATCAGTCAGGAATCtctagagaaatagaaccaataggatatatatagacttagatagagatagagattgATTTATTATAAACATAGATGAGAATAGAATGGCTTATGTAAAATaatcttgtttctgttttaaaaaagaatatatacaaatatatgaataGGTAAATAGAGACAGCCACGTAGAACAATAGATAGATGCATAAACATTTTTCTGGAAGCATATATTGGAAACAATGATTACTTTAGGCGAAGACAACTAGCTATTGAGTGGTGAATAGGAgaacatttactttattttataactttctttatagcattaatatttacttatgtgtataacttttattttaaaatgctaacttcaaaagaaggcagaaaaaattcTCTTCTCACCTGATTCTTTCAAGTAATGGTTAATAATTGAAGAAACTCCGTGAGGTGCCACAAAGTTACAATCTCCTTCTTTTATCACCATTCCTTCAATAGGAGAGGTCAGAGGCTTCAGAACACCAGGAGCTAACAGTTCatcataaaaactgaaataaatcaaTATGTATAACATAACTATAAGCTATACTTAGCTCTAAATACTATAGTCTCTTCCAAGAATTCTTAGAGATTACAATCCTAAATAATAACTAGAAATCTTCTATGAACAACTCAACATATGTTTTATgttaataaaaactataattcaggTGAAGAATGGAAATGTTTTGAGAATCCACAGTCTTTTGCTAATCTTAGTCAAAGGTCTGTTTTctcatatatttcaaaattaaagacagtgaaaatcaaaagaaagatattCAATACACCAGGTTTAAATCTGGTTAAGATTGACTTCCATCACAGCTATCTGTCCTCTTCCTCAGCACCAACATATGAACTcttatttattgagcccttactatgtTCCATGCAACATCTCATCTGATGGTCACAACAACTGGATGAGGTATGTATTACAATTTCCCCGCTTTACTCAGGTTAACCTTTTACTGCTAATACGATCAAGGATGATAATATAATTTCACTATATTACAAGAGTCAAAGTTTAACCCTGCTAAAAATGGATGATTTGTATCTTTTTACATCCTACAACCAGTAAGACTGATTCCACCCCTTTCAACTGACTCACCTCTGGTGTTCTTTGGCATAATGAGGAGTGCAGGTGATGTACTGGGCACCCAAGTCCACTGTGCTCTGTGGATTATGAGGACTGCTGGCTGTGGTCATTCTTCCCCCTTGAATTAGTCCCCAGGAAAATGTCTTAGTGCATTAGAATGAACCTTTTGCAGTTGACGCTATTCACCCCAGGTTACCACAAATAGATTACTTAGAACTGttttaggaaacattttaaatttttaaaagaatttttttactttcataataattaatatatttttaaatattctgttttctcCAGATTACAGACATCTAGAAAACGTTTTTTTATACAGAAGATTTTGTCATCTAACATTGTCAGGAAGTAATTAAGAGACAATTTGGTCACTGAGTGTGAGATATTTTTTTAAACGAACTCATGAATAATGCGCCACCCTTCAGCACTGTGACTGAGGCATCTATTTACCTATCTGAGTAAAAGGAATGAACGAAcggacaaaagaaaacaaaataatgaatgaaacGTCAGAATGAACGAATCAACGAATGCTTTCCCTCTTGCAGTCAGATTTCAGATGGACAGGATGCTGTCAACTAAATCTTCGTAAAGTCTTGGTCAATGGGCACTTGAGGATTCTCATAATCTAGAGATAAGCCTCCAAGGCACAGAGCGgccaagaaaaaaatccatttcttaGCGACAGCGGCAGGCCCAGGATTTGCAAACTCCAGTCAGGATCCCTCCCAGGCCGCTCAGGCCGCCCTCTGAAGCGCTCTCCGcactcccgccccaccccccagcccagccgGGGTCGCCGCTTCCACCCGCGCGCCCTCTCAGGCTTTACGGGCGCCGGAAGTCTCCGATCACGTGACCAGACGCCCGCCGAGCTGCTGGAATTTCTTCACAGACTTACCCCGGGAGGGCCCACGCCACCTCAGAAGCCATGGTCCCCGCCGGCTTctttccccccccgccccccgtttCGGCCGGGAGACGACCCACCTGAGTCCCCGGCCTTGTCCCACACAGCGAGGTGCAAAGGACGAGTCGCCGCCTTCCTCAGCAGCGCTGCGCACAGGCTTCCCGTCAGCCCGGCGCCCACGATCAGCACCCGCGCCATGGCCCGCTGTCTCCGCGGCGGGGTGGCCAGCCTGCAGTAGGTGGAACAGCCAAAGCTCAGTGGGTTAGAGATGTCGGCTCCGCGCTCCGGGCCCCACCCGGTCCTTGAGCAGTTCCTCGGCTGGCCTGCAGGGGGCGAAGAGGAGGCGACCGGGGCCGAGGGGATGATAAGCGCTGAAGACCAGCAAACCTTGGCTTTCCCCTTGGTTTGAGGGCCAGGAGCTGGCTTCCAAGACAGGCTGGCCCCATCCGATAAGCTGTGAATTCCAGCCTGCCCCTCGCCCCTTGTAAACCTGTAAATCATGTAGGTTAGAGTGTGAGACCCCGCCTCGCCACAGGGTTGGTGTTGATTACCGCGGAGACCCAGCCCAAGGTAACTTACTAGGGTAACTGTGCCTTGCTGGAACCTTTGCTAGCTTAGTATTCTAAGTCCTAACGGAGCTTACCAGCGATGCCAGAGCCAGCTTTTTTCAATAGACCTTAATGGCCACTATTCACATAATAGGAAAAGAGTTTTGGAGAGATTTTCTTAAACTAGCCCTCGGGCTTTGTGTAAGGGATATAACATTTTTGAACCTCAATTTCGCCATCTGTGAAAGGGGGCCAAAAAATTCTACATTCCAAATTGTTGAAAATTAAAGATACTTGGTTCACTAGAAAATTTTAGATCACTCATCTCTTCAGTAGATATTAAGTTTTATGTCAAAACACATTCCAAATGCTATAAAGGGACATGAAGATGAGCAAGACAAGGATTCATGCCATTACCActagtctttgttttttctaacGTTGACCCGGAGGTTCtcaaggaaacaataaaaagcaaGGATAAGACtgaactattaaaaaattaaaaactaagttACCCTGAATTGCAGATAAACTATTACCTGGAAACCAGAGAAACTTGAATAGCTATCAGAATTATAAGAAAGTTGACAGTGGTAGCCAATTACAACggaaacattaaaaattagaaGTTTTACTTTATGTACACATCATGAAGCAATTACCAGGCATCAAGTTGGTGATAGATTAATATTACATATATCTAATAAAAGATAATAGAACTAGAAGATACAGATGAACATATGTAACCTAACAAGACATTcctaagcaaagaaataaaactgaacataaaaatcgaaatgaagagaaaaacatcGAATACATAATCATTTACAAATTATGTTCAAAATATACAAGACAAAATACAAATAGTAAACAAATTTTTGGAGCATATGAAAGATGAAAGGTTCACACCTTATTATAAAAAATCTTTcgataattttttattgattaacaatattagtttcagatgtacaacatagtgattcaatatttttatagattatatcccatttaaaattatttcaaaataatggctatttttccctgtgctgtatattcttgttgcttttatattttgtacaCAGTAATTTGTATCCCTTAATCCACTACCCCTATCTTGCcacttcccctttcctctccccactggtaaccactagtttttccCTATATTTGTgatactgtttctgttttattatactcatttgtttattttttagattccacatgtaactgATAACagagagtatttgtctttctgtgtctgacttatttcactaagcctaATATGCTCtaggtttcatggaagacaattttcccaCAGATGGGGcggtgggtgagggagggaatggttcaggtggtaatgtgagcaatgaGGAGCAATAGGGAGTGGCAGATGTAGCTTCACTCActcgccactcacctcctgctgtgtggcccagttcctaacaggccctggaccagtaccagtccacagcctgggggttgggggcccCTGCTCTAGGTTCATCCAGATTGCTTCAAATGGCAGAGTttcatttctgggtttttttttgcggtacgcgggcctctcactgttgtggcctctcccgttgcggagcacaggctctggatgcacaggctcagcggccatggctcacgggcccagctgctccgcggcatgtgggatcttcctggaccagggcacgaacccgtgtcccctgcattggcaggcagactctcaaccactgcgccaccagggaagccctaccacacTTTCTTGATTACAGTAACTTTATAGTAACTTGATTAAATCTTGAAGTCAGGGAAAAGTCCTCCAacttattcttctttcttaaaatttttgaatagtCTAGGTTCTTTGtcattcatataaattttagtattagcTTGTCAACTTCTACCAAAAAGTCTGCTGAAATGTTTACTGTGACAATATTCAACATATGGAAAAATCTGAGGAAAATTGACTTCGTAAAATACTGAGGTAATGTCAGGATCAAGGTGGTGAAAGATATGCCTCCTTTTTGTCCTCCTTTTTAACAGCTAACAATTGGCACCCACCCACAAACAAAATACTCCTTTGGGAGTTGTGAAATCCAGCACAAGGGACCCAGGAGAAGTCCCATCCACTGTTCATCTGGTAATAGACAGACATACCTCCATATGGACTGCAGAACTAGCAGAAGCCAGCAAACCTTCCACAGTCTCTCTAAGCCAAGGTTGGGAAAACCTGGGAATGCTGTCTTGGGCAGATACCCACAGATGAAAAAGACTTTGTAAAAGTCCAGCCATCTGGAAGGGAGGGTCCAGTACACcactggagaaaaacaaaaaccaaaaaaaaccccagcacctagagtctgtcatacagagtgaagtaagtcagaaagagaaaaacaaataccttatgctaacacatatatatggaatctaaaacaaacaaacaaaaaaggttctgaagaacctaggggcaggacaggaataaagacatggatgtagagaatggacttgaggacatagggagggggaagggtaaactgggatgaagtgagagagtgccatggacttatatacactacaaaatgtaaaacagatagctagtgggaagcagccacatagcacagggagatcagctcagtgctttgtgaccgcctggaggggtgggagggacacgcaagagggaggagatatggggacatacgtatatgcatagctgattcactttgttgtgaagcagaaactaacacactattgtaaagcaattatattccataaagatgttaaaaaaaataataatgctgccCATAAAACTTGATCTAGATCAGAAAAAGTTAATTCTTAGATGTTTGTGAGAAACGAACATACATCTAAGTGCgcatgtgtgtgcttgtgtgtttgCTTTCTAGAGTCGCTTAGATGTGTATCTAGCACATAATCCAGCAGGAACTTCAGTTCAAAACGCCCTCCACTGGAGTCAGGTATCACTTCAAGCTGCTAAAACTTTTTTTGTGGGCCTAAACCATTAACAATTTACCTAAAGCACAGTCTTAAAATATTCTGTCAAATGCTTCTAAAAGGGAATTTTTCTGGCACGTGACTACCACATGAAAATATCTATCAATCCACGTGAATGAAAATCCTACAAAAAACAGGTGCTTTGGGTAACAAGAAATAAATGATGATTATGACTCGAAATTATTTCAAGCAAAGCTGCATTTAAACTTGAATAAATTGTTGTGGAGGATTAATAGTCTATTtttggaatgagaaaaaaattttaaatagtatttaaattaaaagtaaactaCTTGGAAAAGTtggcattttattatttacatagccaagtgactttttaatttccttgtgtctttaatttctctacATTAGGCTGTTAAGTCTGGGAAATTCCAAGGTTTTGACTGGGGAACCCCAACTCAGAACCTACTGCATTATAACCAGGTAAGCATCTTAAGTTGAGgttatttgcattttgaaagacaaagatataaaaagttaaagatgAAATTACGATAACTGCAGGTATTTTCCAAAGGAATGTTGTTGCCTAGACCTAGCCTTAAGGAAATTATAAACTAGATGACTCTATCCTTTGAGTCTTTTTGTCATGTGGAACATCACACTGGTCTCTAATTCCTCCACTGAGCCTTCACGCTCCAGTGTCTGTGCTCATTCAAGCTGCCCTCAAAGTACCACACCACTGCAGTGAGAACCTTCTAGATCTTATCACCCCTCGCTGCATTAGACAGATCTGCCCTGTATCCCAGACCCCCGGCATGCTGTCTTCTCCTTTCCAAAGTGCAACTAACTGTTATAATAAACCaataactccttttttttttttttggctgctctgcgaGGCTTActagatcttagttccccgaccagggatcaaacccaggctcctGGCAGTGacagtgcagagtcttaactacaggaccgccagggaattccctaaaccaATAACTCTAACTGTTCATGGGATAGAGCTGTAATCTCTGGTCTTCTTAAACAATTTCCTATCCTTTGTTGATGGCCAGAGAAGTTTTCTCACCATATTCCCAGACATAAAAGAAGGATGGTATGCTTGCAGTTCAAGGCTGGAAATATTTTTCAGCAGACAAGAGCCTTGTATGCAGGTAGATATACTGAGCATTCCTCCCACTTGTAGTACAAAGAAGCCAGGCTTTGGAGTCCATCGTACCTGAAGTTAATATAAATTGAGACAATAACTTTTCATCTCTCCACCCAGACTGAGGGAGTTATTGACAGTAATTAATGGATAATGTCAGCTCAGGATAAACTCTCAGATTGTCACAGGCTAATTTTGAATGAGAGAATTGCTCTGTGTTTTTTTGGTAATTCTTTCCCCTTCTACTTCACCCCACATCCAATTTTCCAACCAAGTAACAACCCTATTAATTTTCGTCTGCTTCAATGACTCAATATCTACAAGGGATTTATATCTTTTCACCACAGTGTCTTTTGTGTGAAAAAGATGGCCCAGCCTCCTTGTTTTTACATCTCTGATGTCTTTAAAGAGGTTTTCTGAACACAATCAGATcaaacatttgttgtaaagacttTTCCCCCCAACCATCACAACCTCAAACCCCCCAGACACAGACTCTATCTTTATACTGGGCTCTAATAACAGTAATCAGAGACTCCGTCTTGAAGGGCCAAGTGGGGCATGAAACACCCACTCCCAATTCCATTCTCCCTTCAACCAAGCCAAACTCAGGATGGTTTCAACTGACTGAGGGAGTGACACTAATTTAAGAGCCAGAAGCTAGGTTCTGGAAAACACTTTGAATAGTGGAATATGAGTAAAGAAAAGTAGATTTATTCTTATAGATATTCTCCacaattttcccttttcttcaacatataaaggaatatagtaaagtattaaaatactatgaaaaattgcatataataaaatatttttctttggtgaATTGGCTATTAcataaggataaagaaaatattcgTAATAGAATTCTTGAGAATATCGtctttaaaaactaacaaaattcTCTGTGAACTGTGGGAAAGTTAGTGGTGATTCTCTTGTCCCCTTGGCCTGCTTTATGAAtctctttaaaatctttgtgTGAATGGAGATTTTGTAGAAATAGGAAATGGGGCTACTGATAGATTTTCTCAGAATTTGAACGTATGTTTAGTAAAACCAGGCAAGTATTTAACAAATACAGCTCCTTAAATGAAATGATTACCTATGGAATGACTATACTGGGAGGCCATacaaagccaaaataaatgacTCAGGACATTTTGAGTAACTATTTGTGTAGAAACTATCGATCACAGTTCAATTCAGTCACATTTACTTCCTTCAGCTTGAGTTGAAATCTAAGTTTTTACTTTGTAAGAATTATTATCTAAAGCCCACCTATTCAAAGCATGGTCCaggaccagcagcctcagcatcgTCTGGGAATGTAGAATCCAGGCTCTTCCTCCAGATATACTGGATCAGAGTCTTCATTTTATTAAGATCCCCTAGTGATTCACAGGGCCTTtagaatttgagaagcactgatttaaAGCATTGCATCCATGTTCCTCTGTGGATAAAGGTAACTCTGAGCAATAATTGTTAAGATTTACTTATGAAACTGGGTCatgccacttgtgacaacatggatggaccttgaggatattatgctacatgaaataagttagacacagacagataaatattgtatgatctcatttacatgtggaatctaaaaaaaaaaaaaatttaaaaacctcatAGGTAcggaaaacagattggtggttgccagaggcgtgggcaaaatgggtaaaggtggtcaaaaagtatgaacttccagttataaaataagtacgacctggagatgtaatgtacagcatggtgactatagatAATAATAccgtactgtatatttgaaagttgccaagagagtatatcttaaaagctctcattgggcttccctggtggcgcagtggttgagagtcctcctgctgatgcaggggacacgggttcgtgccccgttccggatagatcccacatgtcgtggagcggctgggcccgtgagccatggccgctgagcctgcgcgtctggagcctgtgctccgcaatgggagaggccacaacagtgagaggcctgcgtaccgcaaaaaataaataaataaataaatacttacttTGAGAATCATTGTTCTAAATCTATTAAGAAGACACCTTGTGTTATGGTGTTGTTGATTTGCTTTCCTTTGGCTAGGCTTTATAATCAGAATCTCACATTTCTAAATACTTATACCTATTGTAATCTTTATGTCATTGACTCTGGTAAGTAACACATTTCTTATTAGAGACACTTCTCATATCTTATAATGTGGTTCAGCTTTGTGGCTTTTATACTTCTATTTCAGACGAACCTTAGCTGTTATTGATGCTGAAAACTCGGCTTCTGTGCACCGGTGCCAAATTGAATCtctgagacagagttttgggtgaagtagaaagaataactttattgctttgccaggcaaagtgTTAACGCAAGTTCGTGTGCTCAATGTACAGTgaagccaaacaaactgaaacgtaggaatttggagcagagaaaggtttattgcaaggccatGCAAGGAAATGGGTGGTTCATGCCCTAAAAGCCCCACACTCCCCGAAGGGGTTCGGCAAAGCACTTTTAGGTGAAG
This genomic window contains:
- the RNLS gene encoding renalase isoform X4, which codes for MIYRFTRGEGQAGIHSLSDGASLSWKPAPGPQTKGKAKVCWSSALIIPSAPVASSSPPAGQPRNCSRTGWGPERGADISNPLSFGCSTYCRLATPPRRQRAMARVLIVGAGLTGSLCAALLRKAATRPLHLAVWDKAGDSGGRMTTASSPHNPQSTVDLGAQYITCTPHYAKEHQSFYDELLAPGVLKPLTSPIEGMVIKEGDCNFVAPHGVSSIINHYLKESGADVYFRQCVTQINLRNDKWEVLRETGSPEQFDIAVLTMPAPQILQLQGDIVNLISECQRQQLESVSYSSRYALGLFYEAGTKIDVPWAGQYITSNPCIRFISIDNKKRNIESSEIGPSLVIHTTVSFGVTYLEHSTEDVQELIFQQLENILPGLPQPVATKCQKWRHSQVTNAAANSPGQMTLHLKPFLVCGGDGFTQSNFDGCITSALCVLEALKDHI